The Girardinichthys multiradiatus isolate DD_20200921_A chromosome Y, DD_fGirMul_XY1, whole genome shotgun sequence genome has a window encoding:
- the LOC124864853 gene encoding homeobox protein XHOX-3-like, which translates to MEEHVGCTLERQKQHVDRCREDEVFVCDQGVNVAEGRQPTVRAAVISPSPEEQQGSLDPNRRHRTAFTQDQLSHLEQEYRKESYVSRARRCELAAALNLPETTIKVWFQNRRMKDKRQRHSLPWSHPRINPIGTLLMGHVSPSSNLIYPFSTPHLHHLHLQHYSSLTLSSMIHSPNSVLIKRPDCFTLSQQHNNPGEMPPPAVLVYPSAGIIHHHVSCQCSLCSQWGQQHLLKVQWEAIGLSHANSSAVKTQATSFQ; encoded by the exons ATGGAGGAGCATGTGGGCTGCACACTGGAGAGACAGAAGCAGCATGTGGATAGGTGCAGAGAAGAcgaggtgtttgtgtgtgaccaGGGGGTGAATG TGGCAGAAGGCAGACAGCCAACAGTCCGGGCTGCTGTGATCAGCCCCAGCCCGGAGGAACAGCAGGGTTCACTGGATCCCAACAGACGGCACAGGACGGCCTTCACACAGGACCAGCTGTCCCATCTGGAGCAGGAGTACCGCAAGGAGAGTTATGTGTCCCGGGCTCGGCGCTGTGAACTGGCTGCAGCACTCAACTTACCAGAGACCACGATAAAG GTGTGGTTCCAAAACAGGCGGATGAAAGACAAACGTCAGAGACACTCTCTACCTTGGTCTCACCCACGCATCAACCCAATAGGGACACTTCTGATGGGTCATGTTTCTCCATCTTCTAACTTGATATACCCATTTTCCACACCCCACCTTCACCACTTACATTTACAGCACTACTCTTCACTGACTCTTTCCTCTATGATACATAGTCCAAACAGTGTACTAATAAAGCGGCCAGATTGTTTCACCCTCTCCCAACAACACAACAATCCTGGGGAGATGCCTCCACCGGCTGTACTTGTTTATCCCTCTGCTGGCATCAtacaccatcatgtttcatgcCAGTGCTCACTATGCTCTCAGTGGGGACAGCAACATCTTCTTAAGGTCCAGTGGGAGGCGATAGGGCTCAGCCATGCTAACAGTTCTGCAGTCAAAACACAGGCTACTTCTTTCCAGTAG